One Dromiciops gliroides isolate mDroGli1 chromosome 3, mDroGli1.pri, whole genome shotgun sequence DNA segment encodes these proteins:
- the LOC122748111 gene encoding vomeronasal type-1 receptor 1-like, whose product MVAIDIAFQVIFISQTGMGTLGNSILLGLCIFRFLTGHKLKPIDILLTHLAFVNTVVLLSKGIPQTMAAFGINNFLDENGCKLVTYFHRVARGLSLCTTSLLTGFQAITIKSRSSRWAGFKAKVQKLIIPFCFLFWALNLLTNISVYVYIRGPRQSNNATERQEFIYCSFSHVSGHISIFAIVTSLLDLGCMGIMVCTTISMVLVLQRHHKQIQYIHSNNFIPGDSPETRATQAMLQLVSIFVSFYMLNSIMACYMCFFKPNPWIVYTSAFLASCFPAYSPFVMIMRDSQVLRYCMTFWQKIKLLSLHCP is encoded by the coding sequence ATGGTTGCTATTGACATAGCATTTCAGGTTATCTTCATCTCTCAGACTGGAATGGGGACCTTGGGAAACTCCATACTCCTGGGCCTTTGCATCTTCAGGTTTCTCACTGGACACAAGCTGAAGCCCATAGATATTCTCCTTACACACCTTGCCTTTGTCAATACTGTGGTGCTCCTTTCCAAGGGGATCCCCCAAACAATGGCTGCTTTTGGAATTAACAATTTCCTGGATGAAAATGGATGTAAACTTGTTACTTACTTTCACCGAGTGGCCCGGGGTCTTTCTCTCTGTACCACCTCCCTCTTGACTGGCTTCCAGGCCATCACCATCAAATCTAGAAGCTCCAGGTGGGCAGGCTTTAAAGCCAAAGTTCAAAAGTTAATCAtccccttttgttttctcttctgggCACTCAATCTACTAACAAATATCAGTGTCTATGTTTATATTAGAGGTCCGAGGCAGTCTAACAATGCCACTGAGAGACAGGAGtttatttattgttctttctctCATGTCTCAGGTCACATATCAATATTTGCAATTGTGACCTCCCTTCTTGACCTTGGGTGTATGGGAATCATGGTCTGTACCACTATATCCATGGTTCTTGTCCTGCAAAGACACCACAAGCAAATCCAGTACATTCATAGCAACAATTTTATACCAGGAGATTCTCCTGAGACCAGAGCTACCCAAGCCATGCTGCAATTGGTCAGCATTTTTGTCTCCTTTTACATGCTCAATTCTATCATGGCATGTTATATGTGCTTTTTCAAGCCAAATCCCTGGATTGTGTATACCTCTGCCTTCCTGGCTTCTTGTTTCCCAGCTTATAGCCCCTTTGTGATGATCATGAGAGATTCCCAGGTTCTCAGGTACTGCATGACTTTCTGGCAGAAAATAAAGCTTTTATCTTTACATTGTCCTTGA